A genome region from Leifsonia sp. Root112D2 includes the following:
- the truA gene encoding tRNA pseudouridine(38-40) synthase TruA yields the protein MDAVTESSSTDTLTRFRLDIAYDGGGFNGWAVQPQQRTVQGEIENALGMVFRRDPPTPRLVVAGRTDAGVHAAGQVAHLDLTPAQLKTLRRRRSVPAEEREDGAMLARRINGIQGAHPDLVVTKAALAPAGFDARFSALWRRYQYRVADSVSRRDPLQRHRTTWHPAHLDVDAMDAAAVSLVGLHDFASYCKPREGATTIRTLQEFRWSRDEHGVLIARLQADAFCHSMVRALVGACVAVGEGKLAVGDVVLLRDLGDKTADAFKVMQARGLTLMEVGYPDAAELAVRAQQTRARRSADAEPALRLTP from the coding sequence ATGGATGCCGTGACGGAGTCCTCGAGCACCGACACTCTCACGCGTTTTCGCCTCGACATCGCCTACGACGGCGGCGGCTTCAACGGCTGGGCCGTTCAACCGCAGCAGCGCACGGTGCAGGGGGAGATCGAGAACGCCCTCGGCATGGTCTTTCGTCGCGACCCACCGACGCCGCGGCTCGTCGTGGCCGGTCGCACCGATGCTGGCGTGCACGCGGCGGGACAGGTGGCGCACCTGGACCTGACACCCGCCCAGCTGAAGACGCTGCGCCGTCGACGCTCGGTGCCGGCCGAGGAGCGGGAGGACGGTGCGATGCTCGCGCGGCGCATCAACGGCATCCAGGGCGCCCACCCCGACCTTGTTGTCACGAAGGCCGCGCTCGCGCCTGCAGGCTTCGACGCGCGGTTCTCCGCCCTCTGGCGTCGCTATCAGTACCGGGTCGCCGACTCCGTCTCGCGCAGGGATCCACTGCAGCGGCACCGCACCACGTGGCATCCGGCTCACCTCGATGTTGACGCGATGGATGCCGCAGCAGTAAGCCTCGTGGGTCTGCACGACTTCGCGTCGTACTGCAAGCCGCGCGAGGGCGCCACCACTATTCGCACTCTGCAGGAGTTCCGCTGGAGTCGCGACGAGCACGGCGTGCTCATCGCACGACTGCAGGCGGATGCCTTCTGTCACAGCATGGTGCGCGCGCTTGTCGGCGCCTGTGTGGCCGTCGGCGAGGGCAAACTGGCCGTCGGCGACGTCGTGCTGTTGCGTGATCTCGGCGACAAGACGGCAGATGCGTTCAAGGTCATGCAGGCGCGCGGGCTCACCCTCATGGAGGTCGGGTATCCGGATGCCGCCGAACTCGCGGTGCGGGCGCAGCAGACGCGGGCGCGGCGATCGGCGGATGCGGAGCCTGCCCTGCGTTTGACGCCGTAG
- a CDS encoding DNA-directed RNA polymerase subunit alpha — protein MLIAQRPTLAEENISEFRSRFVIEPLEPGFGYTLGNSLRRTLLSSIPGAAVTSIRIDGVLHEFSTVPGVKEDVTEIILNIKGLVVSSEHDEPITAYLRKTGAGQVTAADISAPAGVEIHNPELVIATLNEKAKFEVELTIERGRGYVSATQNRNEYSEAGQIPIDSIYSPVLKVTYRVEATRAGERTDFDRLVVDVETKPAISPRDAIASAGRTLTELFGLARELNNQAEGIEIGPAPVDAVLSSELSMPIEDLDLSVRSYNCLKREGINNVSELVSLSETQLMNIRNFGQKSVDEVKDKLVEMGLSLKDSVPGFDGAHFYSGYEEEETTN, from the coding sequence GTGCTTATTGCACAGCGTCCAACGCTCGCCGAAGAGAACATCTCGGAGTTCCGCTCGCGGTTCGTCATCGAGCCGCTCGAACCCGGTTTCGGGTACACCCTCGGAAACTCCCTGCGCCGCACCCTGCTCTCCTCGATTCCGGGCGCTGCTGTCACCAGCATCCGCATCGACGGTGTTTTGCACGAGTTCAGCACCGTTCCCGGTGTCAAGGAAGATGTCACCGAGATCATCCTGAATATCAAGGGACTCGTCGTCTCGAGCGAGCACGATGAACCGATCACCGCTTACCTGCGCAAGACGGGTGCCGGTCAGGTCACGGCCGCCGACATTTCCGCTCCGGCCGGTGTCGAGATCCACAACCCCGAGCTGGTCATCGCGACGCTCAACGAGAAGGCGAAGTTCGAGGTGGAGCTCACGATCGAGCGTGGCCGCGGCTACGTCTCCGCCACGCAGAACCGCAACGAGTACAGCGAAGCCGGTCAGATTCCGATCGACTCCATCTACTCGCCCGTTCTCAAGGTCACCTACCGTGTCGAGGCAACTCGTGCCGGTGAGCGCACCGACTTCGACCGCCTCGTGGTGGATGTCGAAACCAAGCCCGCGATCAGCCCGCGTGACGCCATCGCATCCGCGGGTCGCACGCTGACCGAACTGTTCGGTCTGGCCCGCGAGCTCAACAACCAGGCTGAGGGCATCGAGATCGGCCCGGCGCCGGTCGACGCCGTTCTCAGCTCAGAGCTGTCGATGCCGATCGAGGATCTGGACCTGTCGGTTCGTTCGTACAACTGCCTCAAGCGCGAGGGGATCAACAACGTCAGCGAACTGGTGTCGCTGTCGGAGACCCAGCTCATGAACATCCGCAACTTCGGTCAGAAGTCGGTGGATGAGGTCAAGGACAAGCTCGTTGAGATGGGCCTGTCGCTGAAGGATTCGGTGCCCGGCTTCGACGGAGCGCACTTCTACAGCGGCTACGAAGAAGAAGAGACGACCAACTAG
- the rpsI gene encoding 30S ribosomal protein S9, protein MAKIADSIDAAVSAETPENFTTETPAEPAVKAPRAVLNVPGAAVGRRKQAIARVRLVPGAGTIKVNGREFADYFPNKLHQQLINDPFKVLELLGSYDVIARITGGGPSGQAGALRLGIARALNEIDEENNRATLKKNGFLSRDARVKERKKAGLKKARKAPQFSKR, encoded by the coding sequence GTGGCGAAGATCGCAGACAGCATTGACGCGGCCGTGTCGGCCGAAACCCCCGAGAACTTCACGACCGAGACGCCGGCCGAGCCCGCCGTCAAGGCTCCCCGTGCCGTTCTCAACGTTCCCGGTGCAGCCGTGGGCCGTCGCAAGCAGGCTATTGCCCGCGTGCGCCTGGTTCCCGGTGCAGGCACCATCAAGGTGAACGGCCGCGAGTTCGCGGACTACTTTCCGAATAAGCTGCACCAGCAGCTGATCAACGACCCGTTCAAGGTTCTCGAGCTTCTCGGCAGCTACGATGTGATCGCCCGCATCACCGGCGGTGGCCCCTCGGGCCAGGCCGGCGCGCTGCGTCTCGGCATCGCCCGTGCGCTCAACGAGATCGACGAAGAGAACAACCGCGCGACGCTCAAGAAGAACGGCTTCCTGAGCCGTGACGCTCGCGTCAAGGAGCGCAAGAAGGCCGGTCTCAAGAAGGCCCGCAAGGCTCCTCAGTTCTCGAAGCGCTAA
- the rplM gene encoding 50S ribosomal protein L13 encodes MTRTYTPKANEIQRDWIIIDAADVVLGRLASQTAILLRGKHKATFANHIDTGDFVIIVNADKVALTGSKAEQKKAYRHSGYPGGLSSMTYSELLAKNPVRAVEKAVRGMLPKNSIGRAQLTKLKVYAGPEHPHSAQQPKPFAFDQVAQ; translated from the coding sequence GTGACGCGCACATACACCCCGAAGGCCAACGAGATCCAGCGCGACTGGATCATCATCGACGCGGCAGACGTCGTGCTCGGCCGCCTGGCCAGCCAGACCGCCATTCTGCTTCGCGGAAAGCACAAGGCCACGTTCGCCAACCACATCGACACGGGTGACTTCGTCATCATCGTGAACGCCGACAAGGTCGCTCTGACCGGCTCAAAGGCCGAGCAGAAGAAGGCGTACCGCCACTCCGGTTACCCGGGCGGCCTCAGCTCCATGACCTACAGCGAGCTTCTCGCCAAGAACCCGGTTCGCGCCGTCGAGAAGGCCGTGCGCGGCATGCTGCCGAAGAACTCGATCGGTCGCGCTCAGCTCACCAAGCTCAAGGTCTACGCCGGCCCCGAGCACCCCCACTCGGCGCAGCAGCCGAAGCCGTTCGCCTTCGACCAGGTCGCGCAGTAA
- a CDS encoding holo-ACP synthase encodes MIKGIGVDIVDLARFNRAITRTPALLARLFTESERGLPMHSLAARFAAKEAFIKALGGSDGVSWQNVEVVASAAGDPGFALHGVLAESVAARGIASLHLSMTHDAGVACAFVVAEGGAS; translated from the coding sequence GTGATCAAGGGCATCGGCGTCGACATCGTCGATCTGGCACGCTTCAACCGCGCCATCACCCGCACTCCGGCCCTACTGGCTCGCCTGTTCACTGAGAGCGAACGCGGTCTGCCAATGCACTCGCTGGCGGCGCGATTCGCGGCCAAAGAGGCCTTCATCAAAGCGCTCGGTGGCTCAGATGGCGTCAGCTGGCAGAACGTCGAGGTCGTCGCATCCGCCGCCGGCGACCCGGGCTTCGCCCTGCACGGGGTGCTCGCCGAGAGCGTTGCCGCGCGCGGCATCGCCTCGCTGCACCTCTCGATGACCCACGACGCCGGTGTGGCCTGCGCCTTCGTGGTGGCCGAGGGCGGCGCGTCGTGA
- the glmS gene encoding glutamine--fructose-6-phosphate transaminase (isomerizing) — protein MCGIVGYVGRERSLEVLLGGLKRLEYRGYDSAGVAIIADDGQLHTAKRAGRLSVLTDELQRHPISNGRTGIGHTRWATHGGPTDHNAHPHLGDDGKLALIHNGIIENFSALKEELLAEGYTFTSETDSEAAAVLLGREYAATGDLVEAFRRVVTRLEGAFTLLALHQDQPDVVVGARRNSPLVIGLGDGENFLGSDVAAFVEYTKRAVAIGQDQIVTITPDAVTVTDFDGNVVEVDEFEIAWDASASEKGGWSSFMAKEISEEPDAVANTILGRVVDGKVVIPELDELGDEVLTDINRIVIIACGTAAYAGMVGSYAIEQWARVPVQVELSHEFRYRDPVLTPQTLVISISQSGETMDTLMAVKYAREAGARAISVCNTQGATIPRESDAAVYTHAGPEVAVASTKAFVAQITALYLFGLHLARVRGALDEAQLAANVAELTAIPEKLARVLESSESIAQLARWMSDTRAVLFLGRHVGYPIALEGALKLKELAYIHAEGFAAGELKHGPIALIEAGQPVFVVVPSPIGSPELHKKVVSNIQEIRARGARVIAIAEQGDAAVLPFADEVVPIPLAGPLFEPLLGVIPLQIFAMELAAAKGLDVDQPRNLAKSVTVE, from the coding sequence ATGTGTGGAATCGTGGGATACGTCGGTCGTGAGCGCAGTCTCGAAGTTCTGCTCGGGGGGTTGAAGCGGCTCGAGTACCGGGGCTATGACTCCGCGGGCGTCGCCATCATCGCCGACGACGGGCAGCTGCACACGGCCAAGCGCGCCGGAAGGCTGTCGGTGCTCACCGACGAACTGCAGCGGCACCCGATCAGCAACGGACGCACCGGCATCGGGCACACCCGCTGGGCCACCCACGGTGGGCCCACCGACCACAACGCGCACCCGCACCTGGGCGATGACGGCAAGCTTGCCCTGATTCACAACGGCATCATCGAGAACTTCTCCGCTCTCAAAGAGGAACTGCTCGCCGAGGGTTACACCTTCACGAGCGAGACCGACTCCGAGGCCGCGGCCGTTCTGCTCGGCCGGGAGTATGCGGCAACGGGTGACCTCGTCGAGGCGTTCCGCCGGGTGGTCACGCGTCTCGAGGGCGCGTTCACGCTGCTCGCCCTGCACCAGGACCAGCCGGATGTCGTGGTCGGCGCCCGACGCAACTCGCCGCTCGTCATCGGCCTCGGTGACGGCGAGAACTTCCTCGGCTCGGATGTCGCGGCGTTCGTCGAGTACACCAAGCGCGCCGTGGCCATCGGCCAGGACCAGATCGTGACCATCACGCCGGATGCCGTCACCGTCACCGATTTCGACGGCAACGTCGTCGAGGTGGACGAATTCGAGATCGCGTGGGACGCATCCGCTTCGGAAAAGGGCGGCTGGTCCAGCTTCATGGCCAAGGAGATCAGCGAAGAGCCGGATGCCGTGGCCAACACCATTCTCGGCCGCGTCGTCGACGGCAAGGTGGTCATTCCCGAGCTCGACGAGCTCGGCGACGAGGTACTCACCGACATCAACCGCATCGTCATCATCGCCTGTGGCACCGCCGCGTACGCCGGCATGGTGGGCAGCTACGCGATAGAGCAGTGGGCGCGCGTGCCCGTGCAGGTGGAGCTGAGCCACGAGTTCCGTTACCGCGACCCGGTGCTCACGCCGCAGACGCTCGTGATCTCGATCAGCCAGTCGGGCGAGACCATGGACACGCTCATGGCCGTCAAATATGCGCGCGAGGCCGGCGCCCGCGCGATCTCCGTGTGCAACACCCAGGGCGCGACGATTCCGCGCGAATCGGATGCCGCCGTCTACACACACGCCGGCCCCGAGGTCGCCGTCGCCTCCACGAAGGCGTTCGTGGCGCAGATCACCGCGCTCTACCTGTTCGGCCTGCACCTGGCCCGTGTGCGCGGTGCACTCGACGAGGCGCAGCTTGCGGCGAACGTGGCCGAGCTCACGGCGATTCCCGAGAAGCTCGCGCGCGTGCTGGAGTCGTCGGAGAGCATCGCTCAGTTGGCCCGGTGGATGTCTGACACCCGTGCCGTGCTGTTCCTCGGCCGCCATGTGGGCTACCCCATAGCGCTCGAGGGCGCGCTCAAGCTCAAGGAGCTCGCATACATCCACGCGGAGGGCTTCGCCGCCGGTGAGCTCAAGCACGGGCCGATCGCACTGATCGAGGCCGGTCAGCCGGTCTTCGTGGTGGTGCCGAGCCCGATCGGATCGCCCGAACTGCACAAGAAGGTCGTCTCCAACATTCAGGAGATCCGTGCGCGCGGTGCCCGGGTGATAGCCATCGCCGAGCAGGGTGACGCCGCAGTGCTGCCTTTTGCCGACGAGGTCGTTCCGATTCCGCTGGCCGGGCCGTTGTTCGAGCCGCTGCTCGGCGTGATCCCGCTGCAGATCTTCGCCATGGAGCTGGCCGCGGCCAAGGGCCTCGACGTCGACCAGCCGCGCAACCTTGCCAAGTCGGTCACGGTCGAATAG
- the coaA gene encoding type I pantothenate kinase, with protein sequence MADTGAGGGNGNGSGQTSPFVEIDRAEWSELAQNASLPLTETELVQLRGLGDPLEMSEVAEVYLPLSRLLNLHVSGTKALHRVTSDFLGERAKGTPFVIGVAGSVAVGKSTIARLLRELLSRWENTPRVELVTTDGFLLPNAELTRRGLMERKGFPESYDRRALLRFVTAIKSGVPEVRAPFYSHLSYDIVDGAQVVVRQPDVLIVEGLNVLQPAGGGGNRLAVSDLFDFSIYVDARTRDIARWYEERFLKLQRGAFANPKSYFHRYASLTEEEARARASEIWSSINEPNLLQNIRPTRSRAKLVLRKGAEHTVSSVLLRKL encoded by the coding sequence ATGGCTGACACGGGCGCGGGCGGCGGCAACGGCAATGGATCGGGCCAGACGTCTCCTTTTGTGGAGATCGACCGTGCCGAGTGGTCGGAACTGGCTCAGAATGCCAGCCTGCCGCTGACGGAGACCGAGCTCGTTCAGTTGCGCGGGCTCGGCGATCCGCTGGAGATGTCCGAGGTTGCCGAGGTCTATCTGCCGTTGAGCCGTTTGCTCAACCTGCACGTGAGTGGAACCAAGGCCCTGCACCGGGTGACGAGCGACTTTCTCGGCGAGAGGGCGAAGGGCACGCCGTTCGTCATCGGCGTCGCCGGATCGGTCGCGGTCGGCAAGTCGACTATCGCGCGTCTGCTGCGCGAACTGCTCTCACGGTGGGAGAACACTCCCCGCGTCGAGCTCGTGACGACCGACGGATTCCTGCTGCCGAATGCCGAGCTCACCCGCCGCGGCCTCATGGAACGCAAGGGCTTTCCCGAGTCATACGATCGCCGGGCACTACTGCGCTTCGTCACCGCCATCAAATCCGGGGTTCCCGAGGTGCGCGCGCCGTTCTACTCGCACCTGAGCTACGACATCGTCGACGGCGCCCAGGTGGTGGTGCGGCAACCGGATGTGCTCATCGTCGAGGGCCTCAACGTGCTGCAGCCGGCCGGCGGGGGCGGTAACCGCCTGGCGGTGAGTGATCTCTTCGACTTCAGCATCTACGTGGATGCCCGCACCCGCGACATCGCGCGCTGGTACGAGGAGCGCTTCCTCAAGCTGCAGCGCGGCGCCTTCGCCAACCCGAAGTCATACTTTCACCGCTACGCGAGCCTCACCGAAGAAGAGGCCCGCGCGCGGGCGAGCGAGATCTGGTCGAGCATCAACGAGCCGAACCTGCTGCAGAACATCCGCCCTACACGCTCCCGCGCCAAGCTCGTGCTGCGCAAAGGCGCCGAGCACACGGTGAGCTCGGTGCTCCTCCGCAAGCTCTGA
- the rplQ gene encoding 50S ribosomal protein L17 → MPTPTKGPRLGGGPAHERLMLANLAAALFTHKSIKTTETKAKRLRPVAERLITFAKRGDLHARRRVLATIGDKSVVHELFTQIAPLVAEREGGYTRITKLGFRKGDNASMVQIELVLEPVAPKSKPAKTSQKAAKPAPAAEEPEADEVVEAEAAADAPEADAAADATEPTDAPESTDAGEAPEDDAK, encoded by the coding sequence ATGCCTACGCCAACCAAGGGCCCTCGCCTCGGAGGCGGGCCGGCGCACGAGCGCCTGATGCTCGCCAACCTGGCCGCCGCCCTGTTCACCCACAAGTCGATCAAGACGACCGAGACGAAGGCCAAGCGCCTGCGCCCCGTCGCCGAGCGACTGATCACCTTCGCCAAGCGGGGCGACCTGCACGCGCGCCGTCGCGTGCTGGCCACCATTGGCGACAAGAGCGTCGTGCACGAACTGTTCACGCAGATCGCGCCGCTCGTTGCCGAGCGTGAGGGCGGGTACACCCGCATCACCAAGCTCGGATTCCGCAAGGGCGACAACGCATCCATGGTGCAGATCGAGCTCGTTCTCGAGCCCGTTGCTCCGAAGTCCAAGCCGGCCAAGACGAGCCAGAAGGCGGCCAAGCCCGCCCCGGCCGCCGAGGAGCCGGAGGCCGACGAGGTCGTCGAGGCTGAGGCTGCTGCCGACGCTCCTGAAGCGGATGCTGCTGCTGACGCTACGGAGCCGACCGACGCTCCGGAATCGACCGACGCTGGCGAGGCTCCCGAGGACGACGCGAAGTAG
- a CDS encoding acyltransferase family protein: protein MTTPSRLRPDSTALPESAPHTGARFAGLDGLRALAVIAVIVYHCFPGLLPGGFIGVDVFFVISGFLITRLLVAEHERHGRIDLGRFWQRRARRLLPALITVVVVCCTTAWLIGGDVLVSIGRQVLGAATFSSNWLDIAAGGSYFARDTPELFRNLWSLAVEEQFYLLWPVLVIALLFTRRRWLQILLVSALALTSATAMAALFRPGSDATRVYFGSDTHSFGLAVGAALAFMVAGLHPVDLNVGEKRTQRFIRQRFINAWLPTVGVLSLIGVCTAAWWLHDDADATYRGGLLLTSLLTALVIWAAVTPRSRLGRALDVTPLRVIGERSYGLYLWHWPVLLLVTASLPSTAGSPGSSAVPGPTGWVAGGVTVLVTVAAASVSYRFIEQPIRRHGVRGAARLLARTLRGPHPRRPVWLAAGLGVVLCFGGTVAAVASAPHATTAEQLVERGQQAIADPQTHATSTPAPVPTTPGERPAPPRGGAETDPSSAHSPLPTGDQITAIGDSVMLASAPELQSAFPGIAIDAVVSRQMHAAPAIVRAQARAHTLRPVVLIGLGTNGYISPDTLSELQTIAGPSRRLVFLTVQAPRDWTPEVNSTLTDYASTHRRHVALADWQNVIAPHLNLLADDQIHPGSAGGRVYAAVVRDALQRLVDVPPPHRYDDSRALPRPR, encoded by the coding sequence ATGACCACGCCCTCACGCCTCCGCCCCGACAGCACAGCCCTCCCTGAATCCGCGCCGCACACGGGTGCCCGCTTCGCCGGGCTCGACGGCCTGCGTGCACTCGCGGTCATCGCGGTCATCGTCTATCACTGCTTTCCCGGCCTGCTGCCCGGGGGATTCATCGGGGTCGACGTCTTCTTCGTTATCAGTGGTTTTCTCATCACGCGCCTGCTCGTGGCCGAACACGAGCGCCACGGTCGCATCGACCTCGGTCGGTTCTGGCAGCGTCGCGCACGACGGCTGCTGCCCGCCCTGATCACCGTGGTTGTGGTGTGTTGCACCACGGCGTGGCTCATCGGGGGCGATGTGCTGGTGAGCATCGGTCGCCAGGTTCTGGGGGCGGCCACGTTCAGCAGCAACTGGCTGGATATCGCCGCGGGAGGCAGCTACTTCGCCCGCGACACCCCCGAGCTCTTCCGTAATCTCTGGTCGCTCGCGGTCGAGGAACAGTTCTATCTGCTCTGGCCGGTTCTGGTCATCGCCCTGCTTTTCACTCGCAGGCGCTGGTTGCAGATTCTGCTCGTGAGCGCGCTCGCGCTGACCTCCGCCACGGCGATGGCCGCACTCTTCCGCCCGGGTTCGGATGCCACGCGCGTCTACTTCGGTTCGGATACGCACAGCTTCGGGCTCGCCGTCGGTGCCGCGCTCGCGTTCATGGTCGCAGGGCTGCACCCCGTCGATCTGAACGTCGGCGAGAAGCGCACGCAGCGCTTCATCCGCCAGCGTTTCATCAACGCGTGGCTGCCGACCGTCGGCGTGCTCAGCCTGATCGGCGTCTGTACCGCCGCCTGGTGGCTGCATGACGATGCGGATGCCACGTACCGCGGCGGGCTGCTGCTCACCAGCCTGCTCACCGCGCTCGTGATCTGGGCCGCCGTGACGCCCCGTTCCCGGCTCGGCCGCGCCCTCGATGTCACCCCACTGCGCGTGATCGGCGAGCGGTCGTACGGTCTCTACCTTTGGCACTGGCCGGTGCTGCTGCTGGTGACGGCATCGCTGCCCTCGACGGCCGGGTCGCCGGGATCGTCTGCAGTGCCCGGCCCGACGGGGTGGGTGGCGGGCGGGGTCACCGTGCTGGTGACCGTCGCGGCAGCATCCGTCTCGTATCGATTCATCGAACAGCCGATTCGGCGCCACGGTGTGCGTGGTGCGGCACGACTGCTCGCCCGTACGCTGCGGGGCCCGCATCCGCGCCGGCCCGTCTGGCTCGCCGCGGGACTCGGTGTGGTGCTGTGCTTCGGTGGCACGGTCGCCGCCGTGGCATCCGCTCCTCATGCCACAACGGCCGAGCAACTTGTCGAGCGCGGGCAGCAGGCGATAGCCGACCCTCAGACGCACGCGACGTCGACACCAGCACCGGTGCCGACCACTCCGGGTGAGCGGCCTGCCCCGCCGCGCGGAGGGGCCGAAACCGACCCGTCTTCGGCGCACTCGCCTCTGCCGACAGGCGACCAGATCACCGCCATCGGGGACTCCGTCATGCTCGCGTCGGCGCCCGAGTTGCAGAGTGCATTCCCCGGCATCGCCATCGATGCCGTCGTCTCACGGCAGATGCACGCCGCGCCCGCGATCGTGCGGGCCCAGGCGAGGGCGCACACGCTGCGCCCCGTCGTGTTGATAGGCCTCGGCACCAACGGATACATCTCCCCCGACACACTGAGCGAGTTGCAGACGATCGCGGGGCCGTCCAGGCGGCTCGTCTTCCTCACGGTGCAGGCGCCGCGCGACTGGACTCCGGAGGTGAACTCGACGCTCACCGACTACGCCTCCACCCACCGGCGTCACGTTGCTCTCGCCGACTGGCAGAACGTGATTGCCCCACATCTCAATCTGCTCGCCGACGACCAGATTCACCCCGGATCGGCGGGAGGCCGCGTCTACGCAGCCGTGGTGCGCGACGCCCTGCAGCGCCTCGTGGACGTTCCCCCGCCGCACCGCTACGACGACAGCCGCGCCCTCCCCCGCCCCCGCTAG
- the glmM gene encoding phosphoglucosamine mutase → MPRLFGTDGVRGLANAELTADLALGLAQAAATVLTQGRSAEARRAAGRRPVAVLARDPRISGEFIAAAVAAGLASSGIDVLDAGVIPTPAAAYLIADIDADFGVMVSASHNPAPDNGIKIFARGGTKLPDVVEDRIEEHLQREKLAPTGAGVGRIRRFADAEDRYAVHLIASLPHRLDGLHVVLDCANGAAAGVSPEVFRLAGAKLTVIGNDPDGLNINDGVGSTHLDKLAAAVVEAGADVGIAHDGDADRCLAVDRDGNIVDGDQIMAIIAIGMAERGVLKDNTLVTTVMSNLGLSIAMEAHGIRTVQTKVGDRYVLEEMNEHEFSLGGEQSGHVIMRDFATTGDGILTGIHLVSEMARTGKTLAELASVMTVFPQTLVNVRGVDHHALHDDAVVASAVADAERELGASGRVLLRPSGTEPMVRVMVEAADQLACDRIAHALADVVRDRLSL, encoded by the coding sequence ATGCCTCGTCTTTTTGGTACGGATGGTGTTCGCGGACTCGCGAATGCCGAGTTGACGGCCGACCTCGCACTCGGCCTTGCGCAAGCCGCCGCAACGGTTTTGACGCAGGGTCGCAGTGCCGAGGCGCGCCGTGCCGCAGGACGTCGCCCCGTCGCGGTACTCGCACGCGATCCGCGCATCTCCGGTGAGTTCATCGCTGCCGCGGTGGCAGCGGGGCTGGCCAGCTCGGGCATTGACGTGCTCGACGCCGGTGTCATCCCCACCCCGGCCGCTGCGTACCTGATCGCGGACATCGACGCCGACTTCGGTGTCATGGTGTCGGCCTCGCACAACCCGGCACCCGACAACGGCATCAAGATTTTCGCGCGCGGTGGCACCAAGCTGCCGGATGTCGTCGAGGACCGTATCGAGGAACATCTGCAGCGCGAGAAGCTGGCCCCCACGGGAGCCGGCGTGGGGCGCATCCGCCGTTTCGCCGATGCCGAAGACCGCTACGCCGTGCACCTGATAGCAAGCCTGCCGCATCGACTCGACGGCCTGCACGTCGTGCTCGATTGTGCCAACGGCGCGGCCGCCGGCGTCTCGCCCGAGGTGTTCAGACTTGCCGGCGCGAAGCTCACGGTGATCGGCAACGACCCCGACGGCCTCAACATCAACGACGGGGTCGGCTCGACGCATCTCGACAAGCTGGCCGCCGCCGTCGTTGAAGCGGGGGCCGATGTCGGCATCGCGCACGACGGCGACGCCGACCGGTGCCTCGCTGTCGACCGGGACGGCAACATCGTCGACGGCGACCAGATCATGGCGATCATCGCCATCGGCATGGCCGAGCGCGGCGTGCTGAAAGACAACACCCTCGTCACCACGGTGATGAGCAATCTCGGGCTGAGCATCGCCATGGAGGCCCACGGCATCCGAACGGTGCAGACCAAGGTCGGCGACCGTTACGTGCTCGAGGAGATGAACGAGCACGAGTTTTCCCTCGGTGGTGAGCAGAGCGGTCACGTCATCATGCGCGACTTCGCGACCACGGGCGACGGCATACTCACCGGTATTCACCTCGTCAGCGAGATGGCCCGCACCGGCAAGACCCTGGCGGAACTCGCGTCGGTCATGACGGTCTTCCCGCAGACGCTCGTGAACGTGCGCGGGGTCGACCACCACGCTCTGCACGACGACGCCGTGGTGGCGTCGGCCGTGGCGGATGCCGAGCGTGAGCTCGGCGCATCCGGTCGCGTTCTGCTGCGCCCCTCTGGCACGGAGCCGATGGTGCGCGTGATGGTGGAGGCGGCCGATCAGCTCGCGTGCGATCGCATCGCGCACGCCCTCGCCGACGTCGTGCGCGACCGCCTCAGCCTCTAG